The Lasioglossum baleicum chromosome 12, iyLasBale1, whole genome shotgun sequence genome segment TCATCGCCCTCTCCGGAATGCTGGTGAAGTTTAAGCTCTTAGCCACGTCCTTCGGCGTGGAGAAGTCCAACAACATCTCTGCAGCTTCCTGAGAAGTCGTCGGCGGTAGCTCCGTGCCAGCTGGCTTCATCGTGTTCGACGAGCTCTCCGAAGACGCCGCGGTTCCCAGCGACGAGGTGCTCGAAGGGCCTCCGGAAGACGGTACTTGCTGCTGCGGTTGCTGTTGCGGTTGTGGCTGTTGCTGCGATTGTTGCTGTTGCTGGGGAGGCTGGGGCGGTTGCGCCGGCTGCGGTTGCTTCTTCTCTTCCGACTTGTACTTCGTCAGATTCGCGTCCACCGGTTTGATACTCAGGTTCAAGCTCTCAGAGTTCCCGTTGCCGGAGCTCGAAGCGCTCGTCCCGTTCCCGCTCGCTATCGTGCCCGTCGCCATCATCGTAGAATACACAGGTTTGCTGGTAGAGGGTGCATCTGTACCTTTTGGTAGAACGGCCATCACCGACCCACTTCCAGCGGCGTCGTCCTTGCCGCTGCTCGTGGAGTTTATACTACTACTCAGAAACTGGGTGTTGCTTCTACTCATCGACGGCTCCTTGCACGAATCGCGCGACTCGTTCTCGGTCGATTGCATCGAGAGGTTTGTAGGAATGTCCAGATCGTGTGAACTGTTACTCGGTAGAGGAGGAAGCAGGAGATTGCTGGGGTTATCGGAACTGAGATTCATGGACATTACCGAGGCTGCGCTTGTCATGGAGAGATTGTCGGGCTTCGTTTGTACATGGTCTCGCCTGCTCTGGGTCGACTGATCGTCCGGCACCGTTTTGGCAGTGGTCGACGACGTGTTCGATATCGTTTGCAGTTTACCTGGCTCCGTAGCTTGCTTCGTTGCTATGTTGTCCAAGGTCTTGCCCGCGTCGGGAAGCATGGAAAGCTTCTCGGTCTTCTTGTCGGCGGATTCGGCGTTGACTCGAGCTGATAGTTTGGGTATTTGGAATTTGGTATCTAGTTGCTTCATCAGCCCCTCCACAACCAACTGCGGCGGCAGATTAGGTAGACTCGATAGGTTCGACATAGTGGCGTGAGCAGCGAGAAGCTTGAACGCTCTTTCGCTCTCGCTTTCCTCCCGTAGACCAGAGGGGCTCGATTTTCTGGTATCACCGATGCTTTTCGACGGAAACAAACTTTTCTCGCCGGACTTTGACAATCGGGATTTGTCGCGGTTCCGACTGAGATCCGTCACGCCTGAACTGGTCGTTTTTGGACAGCTCGAGGAGGACTTCGAGGACATCACGTTCTTAGAAAGCAGTCCACCGCTACCGCTACCGCCAACGTTCAATCCTCCGGCACCGTTACCGCTGCTAGAGTTTGGCCCTGGTATGGACTTCAAAGCTGACGACATTTTCTGCCCTAGTAGCGTCGCTTTGCTACCGCTGCTGCTACCCGAACCGGAAGACGAGGATCCAGACAACTTCGGAGAAGTCTGAGACGCGGGTTTCTTCGATGCAGGGCCAGAAGTAACTCCTGGCTTCAATCCGGTGTGCGTTTTTGGCGAACCATTTCCCGACATCGAGGTCGACGAGGTGGACGAACCCGAAGACGCACCAGTTGCAACGGACGCGGAAGACGACGACAGTTTAAGGTTTGTACCGGACTTCGAGTCTTTTGTGCGTGTTTTATTGATTGTTATTTTCATACCGTCAGAGCTGTGCTTCACCATGTACTCCCCAGGATTTTTCGACTCTATCGAGGAGTTTTTACTGACGCACTTCCCCTCAGCAGCCTTGGCCGACGAACTTCCGATGCTTCTCTCTTTCTGACCACTCGAATTACCGCTACTACTACCACCGGTTGTAGACTTGGTTCCGCCGTTGCCACTGTCGTCCGTGCAATGTTGAGCGTTCTTCAATTTATCAATAACGGCGCTCAGGGAACCCTTCCTGTTCCTCGCCTGTTGCTGAGCGATTGCAGACTTGCCCAGCTCCGAACTACCGGAAGGAGGCGTGCTACCGCCGCTGTTCGGCAAGGTTATCTGCGTTTCCCCGCTAGGAATTAATTCCAGTTGTTTTAACTTACCGCTAGAGGACTTTGTCTTAGGACTCTGGTGGCCGCTCGATCCGCCGAAGGTTAACGACGATGTCTTTCTCTCCTTGTCACGGTTGGAGTCTTTGCTCGAGGACGACGAGGAAGACTTTATCTTCGATTGTCCAGAATCGGTGGTTTTACTAGAAGGAGAATTTGCCGCGGATTTCAGCGCGGACATGCTGGGTTTACCGGTACTCGCTGAGCTACCATGCTTCGGCGACGATGTCCCATGCTTTGGGCTCACGCTCGCAGGCACTGCCGTATGCTTGGGACTACTGCTATAGACCGGAGAGTGCTTTGGACTTTGCACTGGCTTGTTTGTTGATTGTTTCAAGGTAGGACTGGACTTACCTACGAGAGCGAGTGGACTGGTATGCGTCGGCGACGGACTAAATTTTCTTAGTGTCGTCGCGGGCGATGATGGCCGAGAGCTCAAGTTCGGCGGCGATTCGGTCGGTTTGATGCTGACCGATACCGGTTTCGACAATGGATCCTGCTTCGATGATATCTTATCCGGCGGTGGTCCCATAGGACTGTCCTCTCTCTTACGCTTACGTCTTttctccatttttcctttatccTCCGTCGACTTTCCCTTcgagctctttctctctctacgaTCGTCCGTCAAACTTTTAGACTGCGTTGGTCCAGCTATTGGAGTTATAGTAATAGAACTCGGTAAAGTAGTCTGAGGCGAAGACGCAATCGGTATTATTTCAATACCTGGTCGTCTTTCCAAACCCATACCCGTAAGTACAGTGTTATAGTTCGTTGTTTGACCAAAACTACTGCTTGAAATTGGTGTAATACTTACTGATGGCGGCACCAAACTTTTGTTATCTTCGAATATAATCGGACTCTTTTTCTCTTCCCTTTTCCGTGACTTGCGGTCTCTTTTGATCAACTCTTCCACGTCCTGCAAGTCGTGGACTTCCGTAATCTCACTCTCGTTGTCGAAATCGTAATCAGAGCTCTTGTCAGTCCCCAGAATGTCCGTCGGGTCCAAATTGGAAAAATCTAAACCGCTGGTTAAACTTGTCGCCGAGGTCGGCGTTGACGTCCTCGTTTCGTTCATGTTCTCCCTGCCACCGGTTGGCGTACCCAATGGCGTCGAATCCGAACTGGAGCTCTCCAACAGTATCTCCGCGGTTTCGTCTCCTTTTCTTTTCGGACTCCGCCAAATACTGTCTGCAGTTTTTCTTTTACGCGTCTTCTTGGTTCGCTCATTCATAGGATTGGCTAAAGGGTTTTTTGCCTGACCAAGCAAAGCTCCCAGTTGCAAAGGATTCAGCATCGCAGTAGTGGTATCGGATTGGCCGGAATATGACGGAAAACCGATACTATTCTCCGTTCCGGCATCTAAAAaaggctgctgctgttgttgttgttgttgttgttgctgctgctgctgcggctgttgttgctgttgctgcgacGACTGTTGCCTCCCCATCGTTCCGTTCCCATTGTTCAAACCAGGCTCCTGCTTTATTTTCGGCTCACCATTCGTAAAATCCGGCATCCCAGAACCGTTTTGGTTGTTTTGATCTTTCCCGGAGCCGAGAGTCACGTTGTAGCTCCCGTTTCCGCTGTTCATATTGTTCATTGGGCCCAAAGCGTCACGGTTTTCCCACGATTTCATGAGAATCCTCATTGTCAAAGGTATACTTAAACACTTCTGCAGAACCTTTCCAGTTAGATCAGACGTTCTCTCCGTATTCGTAATGCTGATGCCGTACAATTTGCATTTCAACGCGGAGATGTCCGTCAAATCCAATTCTGCCGTCGCCATTGTCTCCTCGAAAGGATGCTCCAAACTTACCGATATGTGTTGCCATGATAGAGCACTCACTTCAAATATAGTCGCGTGTTCTGGATCTTGACGAGCCATAGATCTGACGCAACTAGCGATCAACGTATTGAATAACGCCTGCTGTCGCAGGTATACCAAGATCTGTGGAACATGGGCTGGATGCGTGAAGGAAATACTGCAGACTAAAACGCCCTCCATGTTTTTGTTTTCTGTCATGAAGTAGCAGTGCTGCTGGTCCGGTAAAGTCTACAACGAAACGTACAAAGGATAGTAAGCAATCTTTATGTTCAAGAAGCAGAGGTCTTAAACGATGTACGTACAACATAAAGTCCTCTGTTGTTCCGACAATCTAGCTGGCCATCGCTGGCATGTTGAATAATCAAACTAAGCAACGGATGTGGAGCGGATACATCTCCACATTCGAGTTCTGTGACCTTTTGTATCCTACGTAACAGTTCCATACACATTGGCATTTTCTTAACAAGTTTCAAT includes the following:
- the Med1 gene encoding mediator complex subunit 1 isoform X3; the protein is MELLMEKLRSKASTFKSLVETAKNLRMAMLDKRFAIDSAEKSQLQKCLDTLQHSIKVTSLQSMVERLESLTRQLGLKFMMSGPPGTELFISSDMFFLEVLLEPTGVVKDVKIHHEGKNEQQSCDVLVSCLSRGDFLDFTVQLEGLASIYQLNADKKVKCKAFSALQSLEADLGILAQLQTFIKEPFNLVHKSPVGILERRRGGHAMKLTYFVSPYDLIDQENRTCDALNSEIVIKRKIGHSVTVCMEGSTAHKLPTSSIITVNRSPTGKSTPSYAPLTGTNSSVLPACFVLKLVKKMPMCMELLRRIQKVTELECGDVSAPHPLLSLIIQHASDGQLDCRNNRGLYVTLPDQQHCYFMTENKNMEGVLVCSISFTHPAHVPQILVYLRQQALFNTLIASCVRSMARQDPEHATIFEVSALSWQHISVSLEHPFEETMATAELDLTDISALKCKLYGISITNTERTSDLTGKVLQKCLSIPLTMRILMKSWENRDALGPMNNMNSGNGSYNVTLGSGKDQNNQNGSGMPDFTNGEPKIKQEPGLNNGNGTMGRQQSSQQQQQQPQQQQQQQQQQQQQQPFLDAGTENSIGFPSYSGQSDTTTAMLNPLQLGALLGQAKNPLANPMNERTKKTRKRKTADSIWRSPKRKGDETAEILLESSSSDSTPLGTPTGGRENMNETRTSTPTSATSLTSGLDFSNLDPTDILGTDKSSDYDFDNESEITEVHDLQDVEELIKRDRKSRKREEKKSPIIFEDNKSLVPPSVSITPISSSSFGQTTNYNTVLTGMGLERRPGIEIIPIASSPQTTLPSSITITPIAGPTQSKSLTDDRRERKSSKGKSTEDKGKMEKRRKRKREDSPMGPPPDKISSKQDPLSKPVSVSIKPTESPPNLSSRPSSPATTLRKFSPSPTHTSPLALVGKSSPTLKQSTNKPVQSPKHSPVYSSSPKHTAVPASVSPKHGTSSPKHGSSASTGKPSMSALKSAANSPSSKTTDSGQSKIKSSSSSSSKDSNRDKERKTSSLTFGGSSGHQSPKTKSSSGKLKQLELIPSGETQITLPNSGGSTPPSGSSELGKSAIAQQQARNRKGSLSAVIDKLKNAQHCTDDSGNGGTKSTTGGSSSGNSSGQKERSIGSSSAKAAEGKCVSKNSSIESKNPGEYMVKHSSDGMKITINKTRTKDSKSGTNLKLSSSSASVATGASSGSSTSSTSMSGNGSPKTHTGLKPGVTSGPASKKPASQTSPKLSGSSSSGSGSSSGSKATLLGQKMSSALKSIPGPNSSSGNGAGGLNVGGSGSGGLLSKNVMSSKSSSSCPKTTSSGVTDLSRNRDKSRLSKSGEKSLFPSKSIGDTRKSSPSGLREESESERAFKLLAAHATMSNLSSLPNLPPQLVVEGLMKQLDTKFQIPKLSARVNAESADKKTEKLSMLPDAGKTLDNIATKQATEPGKLQTISNTSSTTAKTVPDDQSTQSRRDHVQTKPDNLSMTSAASVMSMNLSSDNPSNLLLPPLPSNSSHDLDIPTNLSMQSTENESRDSCKEPSMSRSNTQFLSSSINSTSSGKDDAAGSGSVMAVLPKGTDAPSTSKPVYSTMMATGTIASGNGTSASSSGNGNSESLNLSIKPVDANLTKYKSEEKKQPQPAQPPQPPQQQQQSQQQPQPQQQPQQQVPSSGGPSSTSSLGTAASSESSSNTMKPAGTELPPTTSQEAAEMLLDFSTPKDVAKSLNFTSIPERAMTQAASVRRNTPPPPPPAFPASPSVSVHIVKSPAPSPRVIPPSPHSASPCITDDELMDEALVGMGK
- the Med1 gene encoding mediator complex subunit 1 isoform X2 gives rise to the protein MFTKNCSNCGQPPATSVSGVDKGKEWQMELLMEKLRSKASTFKSLVETAKNLRMAMLDKRFAIDSAEKSQLQKCLDTLQHSIKVTSLQSMVERLESLTRQLGLKFMMSGPPGTELFISSDMFFLEVLLEPTGVVKDVKIHHEGKNEQQSCDVLVSCLSRGDFLDFTVQLEGLASIYQLNADKKVKCKAFSALQSLEADLGILAQLQTFIKEPFNLVHKSPVGILERRRGGHAMKLTYFVSPYDLIDQENRTCDALNSEIVIKRKIGHSVTVCMEGSTAHKLPTSSIITVNRSPTGKSTPSYAPLTGTNSSVLPACFVLKLVKKMPMCMELLRRIQKVTELECGDVSAPHPLLSLIIQHASDGQLDCRNNRGLYVTLPDQQHCYFMTENKNMEGVLVCSISFTHPAHVPQILVYLRQQALFNTLIASCVRSMARQDPEHATIFEVSALSWQHISVSLEHPFEETMATAELDLTDISALKCKLYGISITNTERTSDLTGKVLQKCLSIPLTMRILMKSWENRDALGPMNNMNSGNGSYNVTLGSGKDQNNQNGSGMPDFTNGEPKIKQEPGLNNGNGTMGRQQSSQQQQQQPQQQQQQQQQQQQQQPFLDAGTENSIGFPSYSGQSDTTTAMLNPLQLGALLGQAKNPLANPMNERTKKTRKRKTADSIWRSPKRKGDETAEILLESSSSDSTPLGTPTGGRENMNETRTSTPTSATSLTSGLDFSNLDPTDILGTDKSSDYDFDNESEITEVHDLQDVEELIKRDRKSRKREEKKSPIIFEDNKSLVPPSVSITPISSSSFGQTTNYNTVLTGMGLERRPGIEIIPIASSPQTTLPSSITITPIAGPTQSKSLTDDRRERKSSKGKSTEDKGKMEKRRKRKREDSPMGPPPDKISSKQDPLSKPVSVSIKPTESPPNLSSRPSSPATTLRKFSPSPTHTSPLALVGKSSPTLKQSTNKPVQSPKHSPVYSSSPKHTAVPASVSPKHGTSSPKHGSSASTGKPSMSALKSAANSPSSKTTDSGQSKIKSSSSSSSKDSNRDKERKTSSLTFGGSSGHQSPKTKSSSGKLKQLELIPSGETQITLPNSGGSTPPSGSSELGKSAIAQQQARNRKGSLSAVIDKLKNAQHCTDDSGNGGTKSTTGGSSSGNSSGQKERSIGSSSAKAAEGKCVSKNSSIESKNPGEYMVKHSSDGMKITINKTRTKDSKSGTNLKLSSSSASVATGASSGSSTSSTSMSGNGSPKTHTGLKPGVTSGPASKKPASQTSPKLSGSSSSGSGSSSGSKATLLGQKMSSALKSIPGPNSSSGNGAGGLNVGGSGSGGLLSKNVMSSKSSSSCPKTTSSGVTDLSRNRDKSRLSKSGEKSLFPSKSIGDTRKSSPSGLREESESERAFKLLAAHATMSNLSSLPNLPPQLVVEGLMKQLDTKFQIPKLSARVNAESADKKTEKLSMLPDAGKTLDNIATKQATEPGKLQTISNTSSTTAKTVPDDQSTQSRRDHVQTKPDNLSMTSAASVMSMNLSSDNPSNLLLPPLPSNSSHDLDIPTNLSMQSTENESRDSCKEPSMSRSNTQFLSSSINSTSSGKDDAAGSGSVMAVLPKGTDAPSTSKPVYSTMMATGTIASGNGTSASSSGNGNSESLNLSIKPVDANLTKYKSEEKKQPQPAQPPQPPQQQQQSQQQPQPQQQPQQQVPSSGGPSSTSSLGTAASSESSSNTMKPAGTELPPTTSQEAAEMLLDFSTPKDVAKSLNFTSIPERAMTQAASVRRNTPPPPPPAFPASPSVSVHIVKSPAPSPRVIPPSPHSASPCITDDELMDEALVGMGK
- the Med1 gene encoding mediator complex subunit 1 isoform X1 produces the protein MDVANGQKPLSGQPPATSVSGVDKGKEWQMELLMEKLRSKASTFKSLVETAKNLRMAMLDKRFAIDSAEKSQLQKCLDTLQHSIKVTSLQSMVERLESLTRQLGLKFMMSGPPGTELFISSDMFFLEVLLEPTGVVKDVKIHHEGKNEQQSCDVLVSCLSRGDFLDFTVQLEGLASIYQLNADKKVKCKAFSALQSLEADLGILAQLQTFIKEPFNLVHKSPVGILERRRGGHAMKLTYFVSPYDLIDQENRTCDALNSEIVIKRKIGHSVTVCMEGSTAHKLPTSSIITVNRSPTGKSTPSYAPLTGTNSSVLPACFVLKLVKKMPMCMELLRRIQKVTELECGDVSAPHPLLSLIIQHASDGQLDCRNNRGLYVTLPDQQHCYFMTENKNMEGVLVCSISFTHPAHVPQILVYLRQQALFNTLIASCVRSMARQDPEHATIFEVSALSWQHISVSLEHPFEETMATAELDLTDISALKCKLYGISITNTERTSDLTGKVLQKCLSIPLTMRILMKSWENRDALGPMNNMNSGNGSYNVTLGSGKDQNNQNGSGMPDFTNGEPKIKQEPGLNNGNGTMGRQQSSQQQQQQPQQQQQQQQQQQQQQPFLDAGTENSIGFPSYSGQSDTTTAMLNPLQLGALLGQAKNPLANPMNERTKKTRKRKTADSIWRSPKRKGDETAEILLESSSSDSTPLGTPTGGRENMNETRTSTPTSATSLTSGLDFSNLDPTDILGTDKSSDYDFDNESEITEVHDLQDVEELIKRDRKSRKREEKKSPIIFEDNKSLVPPSVSITPISSSSFGQTTNYNTVLTGMGLERRPGIEIIPIASSPQTTLPSSITITPIAGPTQSKSLTDDRRERKSSKGKSTEDKGKMEKRRKRKREDSPMGPPPDKISSKQDPLSKPVSVSIKPTESPPNLSSRPSSPATTLRKFSPSPTHTSPLALVGKSSPTLKQSTNKPVQSPKHSPVYSSSPKHTAVPASVSPKHGTSSPKHGSSASTGKPSMSALKSAANSPSSKTTDSGQSKIKSSSSSSSKDSNRDKERKTSSLTFGGSSGHQSPKTKSSSGKLKQLELIPSGETQITLPNSGGSTPPSGSSELGKSAIAQQQARNRKGSLSAVIDKLKNAQHCTDDSGNGGTKSTTGGSSSGNSSGQKERSIGSSSAKAAEGKCVSKNSSIESKNPGEYMVKHSSDGMKITINKTRTKDSKSGTNLKLSSSSASVATGASSGSSTSSTSMSGNGSPKTHTGLKPGVTSGPASKKPASQTSPKLSGSSSSGSGSSSGSKATLLGQKMSSALKSIPGPNSSSGNGAGGLNVGGSGSGGLLSKNVMSSKSSSSCPKTTSSGVTDLSRNRDKSRLSKSGEKSLFPSKSIGDTRKSSPSGLREESESERAFKLLAAHATMSNLSSLPNLPPQLVVEGLMKQLDTKFQIPKLSARVNAESADKKTEKLSMLPDAGKTLDNIATKQATEPGKLQTISNTSSTTAKTVPDDQSTQSRRDHVQTKPDNLSMTSAASVMSMNLSSDNPSNLLLPPLPSNSSHDLDIPTNLSMQSTENESRDSCKEPSMSRSNTQFLSSSINSTSSGKDDAAGSGSVMAVLPKGTDAPSTSKPVYSTMMATGTIASGNGTSASSSGNGNSESLNLSIKPVDANLTKYKSEEKKQPQPAQPPQPPQQQQQSQQQPQPQQQPQQQVPSSGGPSSTSSLGTAASSESSSNTMKPAGTELPPTTSQEAAEMLLDFSTPKDVAKSLNFTSIPERAMTQAASVRRNTPPPPPPAFPASPSVSVHIVKSPAPSPRVIPPSPHSASPCITDDELMDEALVGMGK